The Pseudochaenichthys georgianus chromosome 8, fPseGeo1.2, whole genome shotgun sequence genome has a segment encoding these proteins:
- the LOC117451359 gene encoding transcription factor Sox-9-A-like — MNLLDPYLKMTEEQEKCHSDAPSPCMSEESAGSPCPSGSGSDTENTRPIDNHLLLGTDYKKEGDEEKFPVCIRDAVSQVLKGYDWTLVPMPVRVNGSNKNKPHVKRPMNAFMVWAQAARRKLADQYPHLHNAELSKTLGKLWRLLNETEKRPFVEEAERLRVQHKKDHPDYKYQPRRRKSVKNGPNDPEDGEQTHITPTAIFKALQQADSPASSMGEVHSPGDHSGQSQGPPTPPTTPKTEIPTSKADLKREGRPMQEGTSRQLNIDFGAVDIGELSSEVISNMGSFDVDEFDQYLPPHSHAGLNGAVQAGYTNGYGIGSSSVSQAANVGAHAWMAKQQQHSLTALGGGGEQGQAGQQRTTQIKTEQLSPSHYSEQQGSPQHITYGSFNLQHYSSSSYPSITRAQYDYSDHQGGANSYYSHAAGQGSGLYPTFSYMSPSQRPMYTPIADTTGVPSVPQTHSPQQWEQQPIYTQLSRP, encoded by the exons ATGAATCTACTCGACCCTTACCTGAAGATGACAGAAGAACAGGAGAAGTGTCACTCTGACGCTCCCAGCCCCTGCATGTCTGAGGAATCCGCAGGCTCACCGTGCCCCTCCGGCTCCGGCTCGGACACCGAGAACACCCGGCCGATCGACAACCACCTCCTCTTGGGTACAGACTACAAGAAAGAGGGAGACGAAGAGAAGTTCCCCGTGTGTATCAGAGATGCGGTGTCCCAGGTGTTGAAGGGTTACGACTGGACGCTGGTACCCATGCCGGTGCGCGTTAATGgctcaaataaaaacaaacctCATGTCAAAAGACCCATGAATGCATTCATGGTTTGGGCTCAAGCTGCACGGAGGAAGTTGGCCGATCAATACCCGCATCTGCACAACGCGGAACTCAGCAAAACCCTGGGCAAACTTTGGAG ACTGCTCAACGAAACCGAGAAGCGCCCGTTTGTGGAAGAAGCTGAGCGTTTGAGAGTGCAGCATAAGAAGGATCACCCCGACTACAAATATCAGCCAAGGCGGAGAAAGTCTGTGAAGAACGGCCCAAACGACCCCGAGGACGGCGAGCAAACCCACATCACTCCAACCGCGATCTTTAAGGCTCTGCAGCAGGCCGACTCTCCAGCCTCTAGTATGGGAGAGGTGCATTCTCCAGGAGACCACTCAG GTCAGTCCCAGGGCCCACCAACACCCCCAACCACCCCAAAGACAGAGATCCCTACTAGCAAAGCTGACTTGAAGCGTGAGGGGCGCCCCATGCAAGAGGGCACCAGTCGCCAGCTCAACATCGACTTTGGCGCTGTGGACATTGGGGAACTGAGCAGCGAGGTCATCTCCAATATGGGGAGCTTTGATGTCGATGAGTTTGATCAGTATCTGCCCCCTCACAGCCATGCTGGGCTGAATGGAGCGGTGCAGGCCGGCTACACCAACGGCTACGGCATCGGCAGCTCCTCTGTCAGCCAGGCGGCCAATGTCGGGGCCCACGCCTGGATGgccaagcagcagcagcactctCTGACCGCCCTTGGTGGAGGAGGAGAGCAAGGCCAGGCGGGCCAACAGAGAACCACCCAGATCAAGACAGAGCAGCTGAGCCCCAGCCACTACAGTGAGCAGCAGGGCTCCCCACAGCACATCACCTACGGGTCCTTCAACCTGCAGCACTACAGCAGCTCCTCTTACCCCTCCATCACCAGAGCACAGTATGACTATTCAGACCACCAAGGTGGTGCCAACTCCTACTACAGCCACGCGGCTGGCCAAGGCTCCGGCCTGTACCCCACCTTCAGCTACATGAGTCCAAGCCAGAGGCCGATGTACACCCCGATCGCAGACACCACCGGGGTGCCCTCTGTTCCCCAGACCCACAGTCCGCAGCAGTGGGAGCAGCAGCCCATTTACACACAGCTGTCCAGGCCATGA